The genomic segment AGCCACTGCAGCAGCGCATAGCCGGCGAGCAGCGCCAGCGGCAGGCGCAGGGCGTGGCGGAAGGTCGGCGAGCCCAGCGTCAGGTTGAGGCGAATGCGCTCCCAGGCATCTCTCAGGCTGCTCGGCGAGCGGTCGAACAGGCTATCGTCGCGGCGCGGCTCGTCGGCGTCCGGGTTATGGGCGCTGGCTAGCTGCTCTTCGAGAGTGGCGAGATTATCGGCCAGCGCCTCGAGCGGGAACAGCAGCTCGCGCCAGGCGACACGCCGCTGGTCGCGCAGATTGTCGATCGAGGCGCGCAGATCCTCCAGCGCCTGTTCGCTCTGGCGATGATCGAACGGCCGGTTGAGCAGCAGCGCCTTGGCCAGGCGCCGGCAGGCCAGCCCCTGCTGGTCGAGCAGCCGCTGACAGCGGAACAGCACGTCGTGGTGGAAGAAGGCCTCGGTCAGGGCGGCGTAGGGATAGTGCGTGGAGCTGGCCCGTTCGTGGATGTCCTGGGCAATGAAGTAGATACGCAGGTAGCGGTTGAGCTTGCGGTCGCCGCGCTGGCCCTCGAGGCGCCGGAAGATCATCTCCTTGGCCTGGTTGAGCGCCTCGACCACCTTGCCATTCTGGCGCGCCAGGGCCAGGCGCCGCGCCTCGATATCGACGTCGCGCAGCGGCTCGAACAGCGCCGACTTGAGCATCAGGTACTCGCCCAGCGCCCGGTAGACCCTTGCCATGCTCTGCTTGACCGGCTGACGCGAAAACAGCGCGCACCAGACCACCGAGATCACGCCATACCAGGCCGCCCCGGCCAGCAGCAGCAGCGGTTGCCGCCAGGGGCCGTCGTCGGGCACCCCGCCATGGTGCTCGATATTGATCATCGAGTAGATCGACAGGATCAGCGTCCCCGAGGCGATGGTGGCGTAGCGCTGGCCAATCGCGCCGAGCATGATCAGCACGAAAGTCGCCAGGCCCAGGCCGGCAGCGAACAGCCACGGCCAGGGGTAGAGCCACTGCACGCTGAGCGAGGCCACGGCGAAGCAGACCAGGGTCACCAGCAGCGCCTGCAGACGACCCTGCCAGCTGTCGTCGGTCTCCGACAGCGCGCTGGCGATGATGCCCAGGAACAGCGGTATCACCAGCGCCACGTCGCCCACGGCCCAGCTCAGCAGCAGAGCCCCGCTGAAGGCCAGGAAGACCCGCAGGCTGTAGGCGAACTTGTCGAGCGTCCAGAGACGCCGCAGGGGGAGCGAGAGTGTCGTCGGCATGCTGATGTTATACGTTAGTATAAGGCCGACTGGCTAGCGGCGACGTCGCCGCCTTCACAGATGGCGCAGCAGCTTCTGCAGACGGGTCAGGTCCTTGGAATCACCGACCAGGCGTACCTTGCCGCTCATCATGCCGTCGAGAAAGCCGCGCTGGGTCGGCTTGCGCAGTACCTTCACCGCACTATCGACGTCGGCGAAGCGCAGTTCCAGGTCGAGGTCCACCGGCAAGCCGGAGGCCACCTCGATGCCGTGGGACGAC from the Halomonas sp. 1513 genome contains:
- a CDS encoding TIGR01666 family membrane protein, producing MPTTLSLPLRRLWTLDKFAYSLRVFLAFSGALLLSWAVGDVALVIPLFLGIIASALSETDDSWQGRLQALLVTLVCFAVASLSVQWLYPWPWLFAAGLGLATFVLIMLGAIGQRYATIASGTLILSIYSMINIEHHGGVPDDGPWRQPLLLLAGAAWYGVISVVWCALFSRQPVKQSMARVYRALGEYLMLKSALFEPLRDVDIEARRLALARQNGKVVEALNQAKEMIFRRLEGQRGDRKLNRYLRIYFIAQDIHERASSTHYPYAALTEAFFHHDVLFRCQRLLDQQGLACRRLAKALLLNRPFDHRQSEQALEDLRASIDNLRDQRRVAWRELLFPLEALADNLATLEEQLASAHNPDADEPRRDDSLFDRSPSSLRDAWERIRLNLTLGSPTFRHALRLPLALLAGYALLQWLDPQQGFWILLTTLFVCRPNFATTRRFLTQRITGTVLGLVAGWVSITLFPQPLVQSLIAVIAGVAFFANREKHYVLATASITLLVLCSFNQVGDGFDLIWPRLFDTLLGALIAGLAVFLILPDWQGRRLNREAARVLSNSRGYLDEIIHQYEAGKQDDLAYRLARRNAHNADAALSTVLTNMLHEPGHYRKTEADDGLRFLVLSHTLLSHLSALGAHRHRLADDEDDATLVPLAREIGGLLGEIAEALAARRPLRPLESEVNALLMRLEVPAASDAVVPYRPIQSQLRLIAQQLVPLSEAANRLVVAGAGASPEAAPAAP